A region from the Citrobacter telavivensis genome encodes:
- a CDS encoding aminopeptidase — MFSATRRLSALLALGVCFIVPAQASSPKPGDFATTQTRHIATVFPGRMTGSPAEMLSADYLRQQFEQMGYRSDIRTFNSRYIYTAKNNRKNWHNVTGSTVIAAHEGKAPQQIIIMAHLDTYAPQSDTDSDANLGGLTLQGVDDNAAGLGVMLELAERLKNVPTEYGIRFIATSGEEEGKLGAENLLKRMSAAEKKNTLLVINLDNLIVGDKLYFNSGQNTPEAVRKLTRDRALALARSHGIVATTNPGLNKDYPKGTGCCNDAEVFDKAGISVLSVEATNWNLGKKDGYQQRAKTASFPAGNSWHDVRLDNQQHIDKALPGRIEHRNRDVMRIMLPLVKELAKAS; from the coding sequence ATGTTTTCCGCAACGCGCCGTCTTTCTGCTCTCCTGGCGCTCGGCGTATGCTTTATTGTCCCCGCTCAGGCGTCATCCCCAAAACCGGGCGATTTTGCGACAACGCAGACCCGTCATATTGCGACCGTTTTCCCGGGAAGGATGACCGGTTCCCCGGCAGAAATGTTGTCTGCCGACTATTTACGCCAGCAGTTTGAGCAAATGGGCTATCGCAGCGATATCCGCACGTTCAACAGTCGCTACATTTATACCGCTAAAAATAACCGCAAAAACTGGCATAACGTGACCGGCAGTACCGTCATTGCCGCCCATGAAGGCAAAGCCCCGCAGCAGATTATTATCATGGCGCATCTGGACACCTACGCCCCACAAAGTGACACCGATAGCGATGCAAATCTTGGCGGTCTGACACTGCAAGGTGTGGATGATAACGCCGCCGGACTGGGCGTTATGCTCGAACTGGCAGAACGCCTGAAAAATGTGCCTACCGAATACGGTATTCGCTTTATTGCCACCAGCGGCGAGGAAGAGGGAAAACTGGGGGCCGAAAACCTGCTCAAACGCATGAGCGCGGCCGAGAAGAAAAACACACTGTTGGTGATTAACCTCGATAACCTGATCGTCGGCGATAAGTTGTATTTTAATAGTGGGCAAAATACCCCGGAAGCCGTGCGCAAATTAACCCGCGACCGGGCATTAGCTCTCGCGCGCAGTCATGGTATTGTCGCTACCACTAATCCTGGCCTGAATAAGGATTATCCAAAAGGCACCGGTTGTTGCAACGACGCAGAGGTTTTCGATAAAGCGGGAATTTCGGTGCTTTCCGTCGAGGCGACGAACTGGAATCTCGGCAAGAAAGATGGTTACCAGCAGCGCGCCAAAACCGCCTCTTTCCCGGCAGGAAATAGCTGGCACGACGTACGTCTGGATAATCAACAGCATATTGATAAAGCCCTGCCTGGACGTATTGAACATCGCAATCGCGACGTCATGCGCATTATGCTGCCGCTGGTGAAAGAATTAGCGAAAGCGAGCTAA
- the queD gene encoding 6-carboxytetrahydropterin synthase QueD — protein sequence MTTTLFKDFTFEAAHHLPHVPEGHKCGRLHGHSFMVRLEVTGEVCPHTGWIIDFAELKAAFKPTYDRLDHYYLNDIPGLENPTSEVLAKWIWDQVKPSLPLLSAVMVKETCTAGCVYRGE from the coding sequence ATGACCACCACCCTGTTTAAAGATTTCACCTTCGAAGCCGCTCACCATTTGCCTCATGTTCCTGAAGGGCATAAATGTGGCCGTCTGCACGGACACTCCTTTATGGTGCGCCTTGAAGTCACCGGTGAAGTCTGTCCACATACAGGCTGGATTATCGATTTCGCCGAATTAAAAGCCGCGTTCAAGCCAACTTACGACAGGCTCGATCATTACTACCTGAACGATATTCCCGGTCTGGAAAATCCGACCAGCGAAGTGCTGGCAAAATGGATTTGGGATCAGGTCAAACCGTCACTCCCCCTGTTGAGCGCCGTAATGGTGAAAGAAACCTGTACGGCGGGCTGCGTTTATCGCGGCGAGTAA
- the cysH gene encoding phosphoadenosine phosphosulfate reductase yields MSRLDLHALNALPKVERVMALAETNSQLEKLDAEGRVAWALENLPGEYVLSSSFGIQAAVSLHLVNQIRPDIPVILTDTGYLFPETYQFIDELTDKLKLNLKVYRAPESAAWQEARYGKLWEQGVEGIEKYNEINKVEPMNRALQELNAQTWFAGLRREQSGSRAHLPVLAIQRGVFKVLPIIDWDNRTVYQYLQKHGLKYHPLWDQGYLSVGDTHTTRKWEPGMAEEETRFFGLKRECGLHEG; encoded by the coding sequence ATGTCCAGACTCGATCTACACGCTCTGAACGCGCTGCCGAAAGTGGAGCGCGTGATGGCACTGGCTGAAACCAACAGCCAACTGGAAAAACTTGACGCTGAGGGGCGGGTAGCCTGGGCGCTGGAGAATTTGCCTGGCGAATACGTCCTTTCATCAAGCTTCGGGATTCAGGCGGCGGTGAGTCTGCATCTGGTCAATCAGATCCGCCCGGATATCCCGGTGATCCTGACCGATACCGGCTATCTTTTCCCGGAAACCTACCAGTTTATTGATGAGTTAACGGACAAGCTCAAACTGAATCTGAAGGTTTATCGCGCCCCCGAAAGCGCCGCCTGGCAGGAAGCACGTTATGGCAAACTGTGGGAGCAGGGCGTGGAAGGCATTGAGAAATACAATGAGATCAACAAAGTCGAACCGATGAACCGGGCGCTGCAGGAACTCAATGCGCAAACCTGGTTTGCGGGGTTGCGTCGCGAACAGTCCGGTAGTCGTGCGCATCTGCCCGTGCTGGCTATCCAGCGTGGGGTCTTTAAAGTGCTGCCAATTATCGACTGGGACAACCGCACGGTTTATCAGTACCTGCAAAAGCACGGGCTGAAGTATCACCCGTTGTGGGATCAGGGCTATCTTTCCGTGGGGGATACACATACCACGCGCAAATGGGAACCCGGCATGGCAGAAGAAGAGACACGTTTCTTTGGGTTGAAGCGTGAGTGCGGACTGCACGAAGGCTAA
- the cysC gene encoding adenylyl-sulfate kinase: MAQHDENIVWHAHPVTPQQREQHHGHRGAVLWFTGLSGSGKSSIAGALEEALHQRGVSTYLLDGDNVRHGLCSDLGFSDADRKENIRRVGEVANLMADAGLVVLTAFISPYRAERQMVRERVGEGRFIEVFVDTPLEICEARDPKGLYKKARAGELRNFTGIDSVYEAPESPEVHLNGEQLVTNLVAQLLDLLRQSDIIRS, translated from the coding sequence ATGGCGCAGCATGACGAAAACATCGTCTGGCATGCCCATCCCGTCACGCCGCAACAGCGCGAGCAACACCACGGTCATCGTGGTGCTGTGCTGTGGTTTACCGGGCTGTCGGGGTCCGGTAAATCGTCGATCGCCGGTGCGCTGGAAGAGGCGCTGCATCAACGGGGCGTCAGTACCTATCTGCTGGATGGCGATAACGTTCGCCATGGCCTGTGCAGCGATCTGGGGTTCAGCGATGCCGATCGTAAAGAGAACATCCGTCGCGTGGGCGAAGTGGCAAACCTGATGGCGGATGCCGGTCTGGTGGTGCTGACGGCGTTCATTTCTCCGTACCGCGCGGAGCGGCAGATGGTGCGTGAGCGCGTCGGTGAAGGACGCTTCATTGAAGTGTTCGTGGATACGCCGCTGGAAATCTGCGAGGCCCGCGATCCGAAAGGATTATATAAAAAAGCGCGCGCCGGCGAGTTGCGCAATTTCACCGGAATTGATTCCGTATACGAAGCGCCTGAATCGCCTGAGGTTCATCTTAATGGCGAACAATTAGTAACAAATTTGGTCGCCCAATTATTAGACCTGCTCAGACAGAGCGATATTATCAGATCCTGA
- the cysJ gene encoding NADPH-dependent assimilatory sulfite reductase flavoprotein subunit, whose amino-acid sequence MTTQAPPSALLPLNPEQLARLQAATTDLTPMQLAWVSGYFWGTLNQQPGATVATPAPVAEMPGITLISASQTGNARRVAEALRDDLLAAKLSVTLVNAGDYKFKQIANEKLLVVVTSTQGEGEPPEEAVALHKFLFSKKAPKLENTAFAIFGLGDTSYEFFCQSGKDFDSKLAELGGERLLDRVDADVEYQTAAAEWRTRVVEVLKSRAPVATQTPSIASGAVNEIHSSPYTKEAPLSAALSGNQKITGRDSEKDVRHIEIDLGESGLRYQPGDALGVWYQNDPALVKEMVELVWLKGDEPVTVNGQSLSLSDALQWHVELTVNTANIVENYATLTRSESLLPLVGDRAQLQHYATTTPVVDMLRFSPAQLDAQALVDLLRPLTPRLYSIASSQAEVENEVHITVGAVRYEVEGRARAGGASSFLADRVEEEGEVRVFIEHNDNFRLPTNPETPVIMIGPGTGIAPFRAFMQQRAADEASGKNWLFFGNPHFTEDFLYQVEWQRYVKEGVLSRIDLAWSRDQKEKVYVQDKLREQGAELWRWINDGAHIYVCGDANRMAKDVELALLEVIAEFGAMDAESADEFLSELRVERRYQRDVY is encoded by the coding sequence ATGACGACACAGGCCCCACCTTCCGCTTTGCTTCCGCTGAACCCGGAGCAACTGGCCCGCCTTCAGGCGGCCACTACCGATCTCACGCCCATGCAGCTTGCATGGGTTTCTGGCTATTTCTGGGGCACGCTGAATCAGCAACCCGGCGCGACCGTTGCGACGCCGGCCCCCGTTGCTGAAATGCCGGGCATCACATTGATCTCCGCGTCACAAACGGGCAATGCGCGTCGTGTGGCAGAAGCGCTGCGTGACGACCTGCTGGCGGCAAAGCTCAGCGTCACGCTGGTGAACGCAGGCGACTACAAATTCAAACAAATCGCCAATGAGAAACTGCTGGTTGTCGTCACGTCTACCCAGGGTGAAGGCGAGCCGCCGGAAGAAGCCGTCGCGCTGCATAAGTTCCTGTTCTCTAAAAAAGCGCCGAAGCTCGAAAACACGGCATTTGCTATTTTTGGTCTGGGTGATACGTCATACGAGTTTTTCTGTCAGTCAGGCAAAGATTTTGACAGCAAACTGGCGGAACTTGGCGGTGAGCGTTTGCTGGATCGCGTTGACGCCGATGTGGAATACCAGACCGCCGCCGCCGAGTGGCGTACCCGTGTGGTCGAGGTGTTGAAATCACGTGCGCCGGTTGCGACGCAGACTCCGTCGATTGCCAGCGGAGCGGTGAATGAGATCCACTCCAGCCCCTATACTAAAGAAGCGCCGCTGAGCGCGGCGTTGTCCGGGAATCAAAAAATCACCGGCCGTGATTCAGAGAAAGATGTTCGCCATATTGAAATCGATCTCGGTGAGTCGGGTCTGCGCTACCAGCCTGGCGACGCGCTGGGCGTCTGGTATCAGAACGATCCTGCGCTGGTGAAAGAGATGGTGGAACTGGTCTGGCTGAAAGGTGATGAGCCCGTGACGGTCAATGGCCAGTCTCTGTCGCTGTCCGACGCGCTACAGTGGCATGTCGAACTGACTGTCAATACTGCCAATATCGTTGAAAACTATGCCACCTTAACGCGCAGTGAATCGCTGTTGCCGCTGGTTGGCGACAGGGCACAGTTGCAGCATTATGCGACGACAACGCCGGTTGTCGATATGCTGCGTTTTTCGCCAGCACAGCTGGATGCACAGGCGTTGGTCGACCTGTTGCGTCCGTTGACGCCGCGCCTTTACTCCATCGCGTCGTCTCAGGCTGAAGTGGAGAACGAAGTACACATCACCGTCGGTGCGGTGCGTTATGAAGTGGAAGGTCGCGCGCGCGCCGGCGGCGCATCCAGCTTCCTCGCCGATCGCGTTGAAGAAGAGGGCGAAGTGCGTGTGTTCATCGAACATAACGATAACTTCCGTCTGCCGACGAACCCTGAAACGCCGGTGATTATGATTGGTCCGGGCACGGGCATCGCGCCGTTCCGCGCCTTCATGCAGCAGCGCGCCGCTGATGAAGCGTCAGGTAAAAACTGGCTGTTTTTTGGCAATCCCCACTTTACCGAAGATTTCCTCTACCAGGTGGAATGGCAGCGTTACGTCAAAGAGGGCGTACTGAGCCGTATCGATCTCGCCTGGTCACGAGATCAAAAAGAAAAAGTGTATGTACAAGACAAACTGCGCGAACAGGGCGCAGAACTGTGGCGCTGGATTAATGACGGTGCGCATATTTATGTCTGCGGCGACGCTAATCGCATGGCGAAAGACGTTGAGCTGGCATTGCTGGAAGTGATTGCTGAATTCGGCGCGATGGACGCGGAATCAGCGGATGAATTTTTAAGTGAGCTGCGCGTTGAGCGCCGTTATCAGCGAGATGTCTACTAA
- the cysI gene encoding assimilatory sulfite reductase (NADPH) hemoprotein subunit — protein sequence MSEKHPGPLVVEGKLTDAERMKLESNYLRGTIAEDLNDGLTGGFKGDNFLLIRFHGMYQQDDRDIRAERAEQKLEPRHAMLLRCRLPGGVITTKQWQAIDKFAHDNTIYGSIRLTNRQTFQFHGILKKNVKPVHQMLHSVGLDALATANDMNRNVLCTSNPYESELHAEAYEWAKKISEHLLPRTRAYAEIWLDQEKVATTDEEPILGQTYLPRKFKTTVVIPPQNDIDLHANDMNFVAVAENGKLVGFNLLVGGGLSIEHGNKKTYARTASEFGYLPLEHTLAVAEAVVTTQRDWGNRTDRKNAKTKYTLERVGVETFKAEVERRAGIKFEPIRPYEFTGRGDRIGWVKGIDNKWHLTLFIENGRILDYPGRPLKTGLLEISKIHKGEFRITANQNLIIAGVPESQKAKIEKIAQVSGLMNMVTPQRENSMACVSFPTCPLAMAEAERFLPTFIDKIDGLMAKHHVSDEHIVMRVTGCPNGCGRAMLAEVGLVGKAPGRYNLHLGGNRIGTRIPRMFKENITEPEILDSLDELIGRWAKEREAGEGFGDFTVRAGIIRPVLDPARDFWE from the coding sequence ATGAGCGAAAAACATCCAGGGCCCCTGGTGGTCGAAGGTAAACTGACGGACGCCGAGCGCATGAAGCTGGAAAGCAACTATCTGCGCGGCACCATTGCTGAGGATCTGAATGACGGTCTCACCGGCGGTTTTAAAGGTGATAACTTCCTGCTGATCCGTTTTCACGGCATGTACCAACAGGATGACCGTGATATCCGCGCCGAGCGTGCAGAACAGAAGCTGGAGCCGCGTCACGCGATGCTGCTTCGCTGCCGTCTGCCGGGCGGTGTCATTACCACCAAACAGTGGCAGGCGATTGATAAGTTTGCCCATGACAACACCATTTATGGCAGCATTCGCCTGACCAACCGGCAGACGTTTCAGTTCCACGGGATCCTGAAGAAGAACGTGAAGCCGGTGCACCAGATGCTGCACTCCGTTGGGCTGGACGCGCTGGCAACCGCCAACGACATGAACCGTAACGTGCTGTGCACCTCGAACCCGTACGAGTCAGAGCTGCATGCCGAAGCTTACGAATGGGCGAAAAAGATATCCGAGCATCTGCTGCCGCGTACCCGCGCCTATGCTGAAATTTGGCTCGATCAGGAAAAAGTCGCGACCACCGATGAGGAGCCGATCCTCGGTCAGACCTATCTGCCGCGTAAGTTCAAAACCACGGTGGTGATCCCGCCGCAGAACGATATCGATCTGCATGCTAACGACATGAACTTTGTCGCGGTTGCGGAAAATGGCAAGCTGGTGGGCTTTAACCTGTTGGTGGGCGGCGGTCTTTCCATCGAGCACGGTAACAAGAAAACCTACGCCCGTACGGCGAGCGAATTTGGCTATCTGCCGCTGGAGCACACGCTGGCTGTGGCGGAAGCCGTTGTCACCACGCAGCGTGACTGGGGTAACCGTACTGACCGTAAAAATGCGAAAACCAAATATACGCTGGAACGCGTGGGAGTCGAGACATTCAAAGCGGAAGTGGAACGTCGTGCCGGCATCAAATTCGAACCGATTCGTCCGTACGAATTTACCGGTCGTGGCGATCGTATTGGCTGGGTGAAGGGCATCGACAATAAATGGCATCTGACGCTGTTTATCGAAAATGGTCGAATTCTCGATTATCCGGGACGTCCGCTGAAAACGGGCCTGCTGGAGATTTCGAAAATCCATAAAGGCGAGTTTCGTATTACCGCGAATCAGAATCTGATTATCGCGGGTGTACCGGAGAGCCAGAAGGCGAAGATTGAGAAGATCGCGCAAGTGAGCGGCCTGATGAACATGGTGACGCCGCAGCGTGAAAACTCCATGGCCTGCGTGTCTTTCCCAACCTGTCCGCTGGCGATGGCGGAGGCCGAGCGCTTCCTGCCGACGTTTATCGATAAAATTGATGGTTTGATGGCGAAGCATCATGTCAGTGACGAGCATATCGTAATGCGTGTGACGGGTTGCCCGAACGGCTGCGGCCGCGCGATGCTGGCAGAAGTCGGGCTGGTCGGGAAAGCGCCGGGACGCTACAACCTGCATCTTGGCGGTAACCGAATCGGCACGCGTATCCCGCGGATGTTCAAAGAGAACATCACCGAACCGGAAATTCTCGACTCGCTGGACGAACTGATTGGGCGCTGGGCGAAAGAGCGAGAAGCGGGTGAAGGCTTCGGCGACTTTACGGTGCGTGCGGGCATTATTCGCCCGGTGCTCGATCCTGCCCGGGATTTCTGGGAATAA
- the ispF gene encoding 2-C-methyl-D-erythritol 2,4-cyclodiphosphate synthase: MRIGHGFDVHAFGGEGPIIIGGVRIPYEKGLLAHSDGDVALHALTDALLGAAALGDIGKLFPDTDPAFKGADSRELLREAWRRIQAKGYALGNVDVTIIAQAPKMLPHIPQMRVFIAEDLGCHMDDVNVKATTTEKLGFTGRGEGIACEAVALLIKAAK; encoded by the coding sequence ATGCGAATTGGACACGGTTTTGACGTACACGCCTTTGGCGGTGAAGGCCCAATTATCATTGGTGGCGTGCGCATCCCGTATGAAAAGGGGCTGCTGGCGCATTCTGATGGCGATGTTGCGCTGCATGCGCTCACCGACGCGCTGCTTGGCGCGGCGGCGCTGGGTGACATTGGCAAGCTGTTTCCGGATACCGATCCGGCGTTTAAAGGCGCGGACAGTCGCGAGTTGCTGCGTGAAGCCTGGCGTCGGATCCAGGCCAAAGGCTACGCCCTGGGCAACGTCGATGTGACTATTATTGCTCAGGCACCGAAGATGCTGCCGCACATTCCGCAAATGCGCGTGTTTATTGCTGAAGATCTCGGTTGTCACATGGATGATGTGAACGTGAAAGCAACCACCACTGAAAAACTCGGTTTTACCGGGCGTGGGGAAGGGATTGCCTGCGAAGCGGTGGCGTTACTCATTAAGGCCGCGAAATGA
- the cysD gene encoding sulfate adenylyltransferase subunit CysD, whose amino-acid sequence MDQKRLTHLRQLEAESIHIIREVAAEFSNPVMLYSIGKDSSVMLHLARKAFYPGSLPFPLLHVDTGWKFREMYEFRDRTAKAYGCELLVHKNPEGVAMGINPFVHGSAKHTDIMKTEGLKQALNKYGFDAAFGGARRDEEKSRAKERIYSFRDRFHRWDPKNQRPELWHNYNGQINKGESIRVFPLSNWTEQDIWQYIWLENIEIVPLYLAAERPVLERDGMLMMIDDDRIDLQPGEMIKKQMVRFRTLGCWPLTGAVESNAQTLPEIIEEMLVSTTSERQGRVIDRDQAGSMELKKRQGYF is encoded by the coding sequence ATGGACCAAAAACGACTCACCCACCTGCGACAGCTGGAGGCCGAAAGCATCCACATCATTCGCGAGGTGGCGGCTGAATTCTCTAACCCGGTAATGCTGTACTCCATCGGCAAGGATTCCAGCGTCATGCTGCATCTTGCCCGTAAGGCATTCTATCCGGGGTCGTTGCCGTTCCCGTTGCTGCATGTCGATACCGGCTGGAAGTTCCGCGAGATGTATGAATTCCGCGATCGTACTGCCAAAGCGTACGGCTGCGAGCTGCTGGTGCATAAAAACCCGGAAGGGGTGGCGATGGGCATCAACCCGTTTGTCCACGGCAGCGCCAAGCACACCGACATCATGAAAACAGAAGGACTGAAGCAGGCGCTGAACAAATACGGTTTTGACGCCGCATTTGGCGGCGCGCGTCGCGATGAAGAAAAGTCGCGGGCGAAAGAGCGCATCTACTCCTTTCGCGACCGCTTTCACCGCTGGGACCCTAAAAACCAGCGTCCTGAACTGTGGCACAACTACAACGGGCAGATTAACAAAGGCGAAAGCATCCGCGTTTTCCCGCTCTCCAACTGGACCGAACAGGATATCTGGCAGTACATCTGGCTGGAAAACATTGAGATCGTCCCGCTGTATCTGGCGGCAGAGCGCCCGGTACTGGAGCGCGATGGCATGTTAATGATGATCGATGACGATCGCATCGACCTGCAGCCCGGCGAGATGATCAAAAAACAGATGGTTCGTTTCCGTACCCTCGGCTGCTGGCCGCTGACCGGCGCCGTGGAGTCAAACGCGCAAACGCTGCCGGAAATTATTGAAGAGATGCTGGTCTCGACCACCAGTGAACGTCAGGGCCGCGTGATTGACCGCGACCAGGCGGGCTCTATGGAGCTGAAGAAACGTCAGGGGTATTTCTAA
- the ispD gene encoding 2-C-methyl-D-erythritol 4-phosphate cytidylyltransferase — translation MAATFLDVCAVVPAAGFGRRMQTECPKQYLSVGNKTILEHSVSALLAHPRVTRVIIAISPGDSRFAQLPLAQHPHITVVDGGNERADSVLAGLQAAGNAEWVLVHDAARPCLHQDDLARLLAISETSRTGGILAVPVRDTMKRAEPGKTAIAHTVERNDLWHALTPQFFPRELLHDCLTRALNEGATITDEASALEYCGFHPQLVEGRADNIKVTRPEDLALAEFYLTRTIHLEDA, via the coding sequence ATGGCAGCCACTTTTTTGGATGTTTGCGCCGTGGTGCCGGCGGCCGGATTTGGCCGCCGTATGCAAACGGAATGTCCGAAGCAATATCTCTCAGTCGGTAATAAAACCATTCTCGAACACTCGGTCTCTGCGCTGCTGGCGCATCCCCGGGTGACCCGCGTGATCATCGCTATCAGCCCTGGCGACAGCCGCTTTGCTCAACTTCCTCTGGCGCAGCATCCGCACATTACCGTCGTGGACGGGGGAAATGAACGGGCAGACTCCGTGCTGGCTGGATTACAGGCCGCCGGAAACGCTGAATGGGTGCTGGTGCATGATGCGGCGCGTCCCTGTCTGCATCAGGATGATTTAGCGCGCCTGCTGGCGATTAGCGAAACCAGCCGCACCGGCGGGATCCTCGCCGTACCGGTGCGCGACACCATGAAACGCGCGGAGCCGGGCAAAACGGCTATCGCCCATACCGTTGAACGCAACGATTTATGGCACGCGCTGACGCCGCAATTTTTCCCTCGTGAACTGCTGCATGACTGCCTGACGCGTGCGCTGAATGAAGGGGCGACCATCACCGATGAAGCGTCGGCGCTGGAATATTGCGGCTTCCATCCACAGCTTGTTGAAGGACGAGCTGATAACATCAAAGTGACGCGTCCGGAAGATTTAGCGCTGGCTGAATTTTATCTGACCCGAACAATCCATCTGGAGGATGCATAA
- a CDS encoding DUF3561 family protein: protein MRDSQNITLTTTDAFATDDETTWSLPGAVVGFVSWLLALGIPFLVYGPNTLFFFIYTWPFFLALMPVAVVVGIALHSLLNGKLRYSIIITLLTVCAMFGALFMWLLG from the coding sequence ATGCGCGATAGCCAGAACATCACACTCACAACGACAGACGCGTTTGCTACTGATGACGAAACCACCTGGTCGCTGCCGGGCGCCGTGGTGGGTTTCGTGTCATGGTTGCTGGCGTTGGGGATCCCCTTTCTGGTGTATGGCCCTAACACATTGTTTTTCTTCATCTACACCTGGCCTTTCTTCCTGGCGCTGATGCCCGTTGCGGTCGTCGTGGGTATCGCGCTGCATTCCCTGCTCAACGGCAAATTGCGCTACAGCATTATCATAACCCTGCTGACCGTTTGCGCGATGTTCGGCGCATTGTTTATGTGGCTGCTGGGCTAA
- the ftsB gene encoding cell division protein FtsB gives MGKLTLLLLALLVWLQYSLWFGKNGIHDYSRVNDDVAAQQATNAKLKARNDQLFAEIDDLNGGQEAIEERARNELSMTKPGETFYRLVPDASKRAQTAGQNTR, from the coding sequence ATGGGTAAACTAACGCTGCTGTTGCTGGCTTTACTGGTCTGGCTACAGTATTCGCTGTGGTTCGGTAAGAACGGCATACATGATTACAGTCGCGTCAATGATGACGTGGCGGCGCAGCAGGCGACAAACGCCAAACTTAAAGCACGTAACGATCAGCTCTTTGCCGAAATTGACGATCTCAATGGCGGTCAGGAGGCTATCGAGGAGCGTGCACGCAACGAACTCAGCATGACTAAGCCGGGCGAAACGTTTTATCGTCTGGTGCCCGACGCGTCTAAACGCGCGCAAACTGCGGGGCAAAATACTCGTTAA
- the cysN gene encoding sulfate adenylyltransferase subunit CysN, whose product MNTTLAQQIANEGGVEAWMVAQQHKSLLRFLTCGSVDDGKSTLIGRLLHDTRQIYEDQLSSLHNDSKRHGTQGEKLDLALLVDGLQAEREQGITIDVAYRYFSTEKRKFIIADTPGHEQYTRNMATGASTCDLAILLIDARKGVLDQTRRHSFISTLLGIKHLVVAINKMDLVDYSEETFARIREDYLTFAEQLPGNLDIRFVPLSALEGDNVASQSTSMPWYSGPTLLEVLETVEIQRVVDSQPMRFPVQYVNRPNLDFRGYSGTLASGRVKVGQRVKVLPSGVESSVARIVTFDGDLDEAFAGEAITLVLKDEIDISRGDLLLAADESLPAVQHAAVDVVWMAEQPLAPGQSYEIKIAGKKTRARVDNVQYQVDINNLTQREVDNLPLNGIGLVNLTFDEPLVLDTYQQNPVTGGLIFIDRLSNVTVGAGMVREPIVQETAAPSEFSAFELELNALVRRHFPHWGARDLLGGK is encoded by the coding sequence ATGAACACCACACTTGCACAACAAATCGCCAATGAAGGCGGCGTCGAAGCCTGGATGGTCGCCCAACAACATAAAAGTCTGCTGCGCTTTTTAACCTGCGGCAGCGTGGATGACGGCAAAAGCACGTTGATCGGTCGCCTGTTGCACGATACGCGTCAGATTTATGAAGATCAGTTGTCATCGCTGCACAACGACAGTAAACGCCACGGTACGCAGGGAGAGAAGCTGGATCTGGCGCTGCTGGTGGATGGCCTGCAGGCCGAGCGCGAGCAGGGGATTACCATTGACGTGGCGTATCGCTATTTCTCTACCGAGAAGCGTAAATTTATCATTGCCGATACCCCTGGGCATGAGCAATACACCCGCAATATGGCGACCGGCGCATCAACCTGCGATCTGGCGATCCTGCTGATCGACGCCCGTAAAGGCGTGTTGGATCAGACTCGTCGTCACAGCTTCATCTCAACGCTGCTGGGGATCAAACACCTGGTGGTGGCGATCAACAAAATGGATCTGGTCGACTACAGCGAAGAGACTTTTGCACGCATTCGCGAAGATTATCTGACCTTTGCTGAACAGTTGCCGGGCAATCTGGATATCCGCTTTGTGCCACTTTCTGCGCTGGAAGGTGACAACGTGGCCTCCCAGAGCACCAGTATGCCGTGGTACAGCGGCCCGACCTTACTTGAAGTGCTGGAGACGGTTGAGATCCAGCGTGTGGTCGACAGCCAGCCAATGCGCTTCCCTGTGCAGTACGTAAACCGTCCGAACCTCGATTTTCGGGGCTATTCCGGCACATTGGCCTCTGGTCGCGTTAAGGTGGGACAGCGCGTGAAGGTGCTGCCATCCGGCGTGGAATCAAGCGTGGCGCGGATCGTCACTTTTGATGGCGATCTGGACGAAGCCTTTGCCGGTGAAGCCATTACCCTCGTCCTGAAAGACGAGATTGATATCAGCCGTGGCGATCTGCTGCTGGCGGCGGACGAAAGCCTGCCGGCGGTACAGCACGCTGCTGTCGATGTGGTCTGGATGGCGGAACAGCCGTTGGCGCCGGGACAAAGTTACGAAATCAAAATCGCGGGCAAAAAGACCCGTGCGCGCGTTGATAACGTTCAGTATCAGGTGGATATCAACAATCTGACGCAGCGTGAGGTGGACAATCTGCCGCTGAACGGCATTGGTCTGGTGAATCTGACCTTTGATGAGCCGCTGGTACTGGATACTTATCAGCAGAACCCGGTGACCGGCGGGCTGATTTTTATTGATCGTCTGAGTAACGTCACCGTGGGTGCCGGTATGGTCCGCGAACCGATTGTGCAGGAGACCGCTGCGCCGTCAGAATTCAGCGCCTTTGAGCTGGAGCTGAATGCGCTGGTGCGTCGTCACTTCCCGCACTGGGGCGCTCGCGATCTGCTGGGAGGGAAATAA